In Gemmata obscuriglobus, a single genomic region encodes these proteins:
- a CDS encoding PLAT/LH2 domain-containing protein, with amino-acid sequence MCILPFASQPALAWKPKTHVYLAEEAMKDANDDGLVTFYEVDPTTNQLRKGVDGKPVKIGDYMVDPRILEALRRYPDQFRAGVLGPDAFPDILTGQQIIHPAGKLTTGETGVDVNKNGPGPDPWLRHLWVAAYTGKGPDATPATRAFVAGFLAHAAGDLYGHTCVNYYTGDAFNFQTEPKNAIRHIVVEGYFDKYVPAPTYKTSIGDGVDGFIHRQMIAGRPGTPLAQLLTGDNVKLTLAAQFTALRNTLYADVRATAIPTPLTWYQKAWIADIDAGLEKLPKVSHELALALMFNPTGKADLAKAREILDAFKPALMSMAGLPDAVGKTVVAFETVAKALGLVALQDFIKQVKLSVLNHVTKSATGLTAEELAKALLADATEFDKWMDQPPLDYGKRITRKEFDEKELKLDPKGGWIDYRRVPPAYNTVAMIKLSFLAKDEVNRLMAKLGAPAGVLLTEDNAMLGFAETLDGSNQWRVNDKQMVIARYPAGYGRVFMKQNGEDRPTNPKVLPGALNVDYVLTIKTSDKSLAGTDAGVFVTIVGKDGSTGEHKLNDLVTGNAFERNQTDTCTLKNVKDVGELSGLTVRSDGKNPAAGWHLEYITVARKGRPTVRFDCNQWLEDDKLSKTLKPKP; translated from the coding sequence GTGTGCATACTGCCTTTCGCCTCGCAGCCGGCGCTCGCGTGGAAGCCCAAAACGCACGTCTACCTCGCTGAGGAAGCGATGAAGGATGCGAACGACGATGGTCTAGTCACCTTCTACGAGGTGGACCCAACCACGAATCAGCTTAGGAAGGGCGTGGACGGTAAGCCGGTCAAAATCGGCGACTACATGGTAGACCCGCGCATCCTGGAGGCACTCAGGAGATACCCGGACCAGTTCCGGGCCGGGGTGCTGGGGCCGGATGCGTTCCCGGACATCCTGACCGGGCAGCAGATCATTCACCCTGCGGGCAAGTTAACCACCGGCGAGACCGGCGTGGACGTGAACAAGAACGGTCCCGGGCCCGACCCGTGGCTGCGACACCTGTGGGTGGCGGCCTACACTGGGAAAGGGCCGGACGCCACGCCGGCCACGCGCGCGTTCGTGGCCGGCTTCCTGGCGCACGCGGCCGGCGACCTGTACGGGCACACCTGCGTGAACTACTACACCGGCGATGCGTTCAACTTCCAGACCGAACCGAAGAACGCAATCCGCCACATTGTCGTCGAAGGGTACTTCGACAAGTACGTGCCGGCCCCAACGTACAAGACCAGCATCGGCGACGGGGTGGACGGGTTCATTCACCGACAGATGATAGCCGGCCGTCCGGGCACGCCCCTCGCCCAACTGCTCACCGGCGACAACGTGAAACTCACGCTTGCGGCTCAGTTCACCGCGTTGCGCAACACGCTCTACGCCGACGTGCGGGCGACCGCCATCCCGACCCCGCTCACGTGGTACCAGAAGGCATGGATCGCGGACATCGATGCCGGCTTGGAGAAGCTGCCGAAGGTGAGCCACGAACTTGCGCTCGCGCTGATGTTCAACCCAACCGGGAAGGCCGACCTGGCGAAGGCGCGGGAGATCCTCGACGCCTTCAAGCCGGCGCTGATGTCGATGGCAGGCCTGCCGGACGCGGTCGGGAAGACGGTCGTGGCGTTCGAGACGGTGGCCAAGGCGCTCGGGCTCGTGGCCCTGCAGGATTTCATCAAGCAGGTGAAACTCAGTGTCCTCAACCACGTTACCAAGTCCGCCACCGGGTTGACCGCAGAGGAGTTGGCGAAGGCATTGCTCGCCGACGCGACCGAGTTCGACAAGTGGATGGACCAGCCCCCGCTTGATTATGGCAAGCGGATCACTCGGAAAGAGTTCGACGAGAAGGAACTCAAACTGGACCCGAAGGGCGGGTGGATCGACTACCGCCGCGTTCCACCCGCTTACAACACGGTCGCCATGATCAAGCTCAGCTTCCTTGCGAAGGACGAGGTGAACCGGCTAATGGCCAAGCTCGGCGCGCCCGCGGGCGTGTTACTGACTGAGGACAACGCAATGCTCGGGTTCGCGGAAACGCTTGATGGCAGTAATCAGTGGCGGGTCAACGACAAGCAGATGGTCATTGCCCGGTACCCGGCCGGGTACGGTCGGGTGTTCATGAAGCAGAACGGCGAGGACCGCCCGACCAACCCGAAGGTCTTGCCCGGTGCCCTTAACGTCGATTACGTGCTCACGATCAAAACGAGCGACAAGAGCCTCGCCGGCACAGACGCGGGCGTGTTCGTCACCATCGTCGGTAAGGACGGCTCGACCGGGGAGCACAAGTTGAACGACTTGGTTACAGGCAACGCGTTCGAGCGGAACCAGACCGACACTTGCACCCTGAAGAACGTGAAGGACGTGGGCGAACTGAGCGGCCTAACGGTGCGCAGCGACGGGAAGAACCCGGCTGCGGGGTGGCACTTGGAGTACATTACGGTGGCACGGAAAGGGCGGCCAACGGTGCGATTCGACTGCAACCAATGGCTAGAGGACGACAAGCTGTCAAAGACGCTCAAGCCAAAGCCTTGA
- a CDS encoding pesticin C-terminus-like muramidase, with product MIRLPFAACLLAIVVTTSTAANDDLKVPRGQLTFDAEGNDDPKSVHFSRRPHVPSASSGVTIGRGYDLKERSIAQAEKDLTAAGVPGPTAKSLADGAGKKGDDAKAYVKANLAEVEITRAQQKALFAISYDEAAADVKRICEKNDVVETYGKVDWDKLDPKVRDVLVDLRFRGDYTPASRKLVQPLAVKNDSVGLAKVMADPANWPGVPKDRIERRKAYLVQATGRR from the coding sequence ATGATCCGGCTCCCGTTCGCCGCCTGTCTACTCGCCATCGTCGTTACAACCTCTACTGCCGCAAACGACGATCTCAAAGTTCCGCGCGGCCAGCTCACGTTCGACGCCGAGGGGAACGATGACCCCAAATCAGTGCACTTCAGCCGGCGCCCGCACGTCCCGTCGGCGTCGTCCGGTGTGACGATCGGCCGCGGGTACGACCTGAAGGAGCGGTCGATCGCGCAGGCCGAGAAAGACTTGACGGCAGCGGGGGTGCCAGGACCGACCGCTAAGTCTCTGGCCGACGGGGCTGGTAAGAAGGGCGACGACGCCAAAGCCTACGTCAAAGCCAACCTCGCCGAAGTGGAAATCACCCGAGCCCAGCAGAAGGCTCTGTTCGCCATCAGCTACGACGAGGCGGCTGCTGACGTGAAGCGGATCTGCGAAAAGAATGATGTAGTTGAGACCTACGGCAAAGTGGACTGGGACAAGCTCGATCCGAAGGTGCGAGATGTGCTTGTCGACCTCCGTTTCCGGGGCGACTACACACCGGCGTCGCGAAAACTAGTGCAGCCCTTGGCAGTCAAGAACGACTCGGTCGGGTTAGCCAAAGTGATGGCCGATCCAGCCAACTGGCCGGGGGTACCGAAGGACCGGATCGAACGGCGGAAGGCGTACTTGGTACAAGCGACGGGCAGGCGTTAA
- a CDS encoding phage tail protein: MKPAESDDVAKLRQEVAELKAALLADRLTTTKTAEDVSHLSRTSPPVGTVTAFAGTWPPKRSDGGVWTEAEIGWLLCDGRKWEDKSLDGVRADLWELRAVLDGPNYIPQRSAPHALHLPDYRGYFLRGLDTSPFMGPAGRDKGEPRTVGLSQGYATARPAGKDAFTTDKKGAHSHPLKMELKASRKAGGAAENAHTVTSINDENKKSQLPLEKDGDHVHEITGGGDAETRPVNVVVYWVIKFK, encoded by the coding sequence ATGAAGCCAGCCGAGTCCGACGATGTGGCCAAACTGCGCCAGGAGGTTGCTGAATTGAAGGCCGCCCTCTTAGCCGACCGCCTGACGACGACCAAGACGGCCGAAGACGTTTCCCACCTGTCGCGGACCAGCCCGCCGGTCGGGACGGTTACGGCGTTCGCTGGGACATGGCCGCCGAAGAGGAGCGACGGCGGTGTTTGGACCGAGGCGGAAATCGGTTGGCTCCTGTGCGACGGCCGGAAGTGGGAGGACAAGTCCCTCGACGGGGTTCGCGCCGATCTGTGGGAACTGAGAGCTGTTTTGGACGGTCCAAATTATATCCCACAGAGGTCGGCACCACACGCTCTCCACTTACCCGACTACCGGGGGTACTTCCTCCGCGGTCTCGACACGTCCCCCTTCATGGGCCCAGCTGGTCGAGACAAAGGCGAGCCACGAACAGTTGGTCTGAGCCAGGGATACGCGACGGCGCGCCCCGCCGGCAAGGACGCGTTCACAACTGATAAAAAGGGTGCTCACAGCCACCCTCTCAAGATGGAACTCAAAGCATCCCGAAAAGCGGGTGGCGCCGCGGAAAATGCCCACACAGTAACCAGTATTAACGATGAAAACAAAAAGAGCCAACTGCCACTTGAAAAAGACGGTGACCACGTCCACGAGATCACCGGTGGTGGCGATGCTGAGACACGTCCGGTGAACGTGGTCGTTTATTGGGTAATCAAGTTTAAGTGA
- a CDS encoding phage tail protein has protein sequence MDPTRRELFAAPLAGVAPDPLAKQVEELTRLAGALELKLTEANEQLSELSKTRPPIGTVVMWWGDRASVPPGWEVCDGKPVETNGAILTGTKPNLVDRFPKGATAGRNTVADLAKAAGGSNNLPALKLANISGLAVGRNGEHEHRIPTFDGSTSTDRNSYVEIPNYRGRTYDYLNGPPTEKGGAHEHPLTGFVGDKNGKDADGGDTSGANQPAYQELFFLIRVK, from the coding sequence GTGGACCCGACCCGCCGCGAGTTGTTCGCCGCCCCGCTGGCGGGCGTAGCCCCCGACCCCTTAGCGAAACAGGTCGAGGAACTCACGCGGCTGGCCGGCGCTCTGGAACTCAAGCTGACGGAAGCCAACGAGCAACTTTCGGAGTTGTCGAAAACGCGCCCGCCAATCGGTACGGTCGTCATGTGGTGGGGCGACCGAGCAAGTGTCCCGCCCGGATGGGAGGTGTGCGACGGTAAGCCGGTGGAGACGAACGGGGCGATCCTGACCGGGACAAAGCCGAACCTCGTCGACCGGTTCCCGAAAGGAGCGACCGCCGGACGGAATACCGTCGCCGACTTGGCCAAGGCTGCCGGTGGAAGCAACAACCTGCCGGCGCTGAAGCTCGCCAACATTTCCGGACTCGCGGTCGGGAGAAATGGCGAACACGAGCACCGCATTCCAACGTTCGACGGCAGTACCAGCACTGACCGGAACAGCTACGTCGAAATCCCGAACTACCGGGGCCGGACCTACGACTACCTCAACGGCCCGCCGACCGAGAAAGGCGGGGCACACGAGCACCCGCTCACCGGGTTCGTTGGGGACAAGAACGGTAAGGACGCGGACGGCGGCGACACTTCAGGCGCCAATCAGCCCGCATACCAGGAGCTCTTTTTCCTGATCCGCGTCAAGTAG
- the pglW gene encoding BREX system serine/threonine kinase PglW: MSPKTNWVTVTDSRYQWERDALDFVRDRWPDHEPYRAWSNFEFIALDGSINEVDLLLLTPMGFFLVEIKSRPGRVSGDAGTWTWDTEGRLVTVGNPLLAANLKAKKLRALLERQKAVKVKGGLPFVEPLVFLSAPGLQCDLRDTAVYGVCLRDADAEGGRPERAGILAAVKRRECPGLKPKHGPFIDRPLAKIVSQAIQQAGIPNQHRQRRVSDYVLGRLLDEGPGYQDWEASHVQNVGGKRRVRLYLVWNEATADDRQMVERAARRDYQLTEALQHPGVLRTLGYTEHEIGPAVVFEHDPNALRLDHYLAQRGDRLGADVRLDLLRQIAEVVRFAHEKKVVHRGLCPRSILVHDPDGPRPRVKVHNWQVGYRVGGSSSGGTRDITATSHVDLLVEDAGTAYMAPEAVLPADTAGEHLDIFSLGAVAYHVFTGTPPAGNRLELAEKLRQTRGLLVSDALNGAAPSLQELVQYSTHPDVTSRVDSAADFLAGLDLVEEELTAPTTDALVDPVRAQKGDALPGGFTVVRRLGQGGTSVALLVEREGEEYVLKVPNTADDEPRLRAEGEVLAKLRHPHVIEYVQPQKLSGLPYLLLRSAGPETLGQRLRKEGRLHLDLLQRFGEDLLEVVKYLEEQGIPHRDIKPDNIGVGPVGRGDMLHVVLFDFSLSRTPPENVEAGTKAYLDPALPRRKRWDLAAERYAAAVTLFEMATGTLPRWGDGRSEPSQLDCEATVDEELFDPTLRDAFVLFFRKALRREARERHDNADEMLRAWRDCFAAIGPPDAGELNEEELRARLEGATFDSSVHELGLGTRATNALDRANMLTVEDMLSVSMRRLLRLRGVGNKTRREIASAVKILRARLGTPQADATVAVEEPEEPPTGAPGRLSVDLLVQRLTRSSPREGGTAKQSVIALLGLEESLPNPWPSQADVSRFIGVTRARVGAVISKVIDRWGRDKALTALRGDLAGLLVTAGGVMTAGELGDAILAARGSVAEEPQRSLLGRAIARAAVEVERTMSEPRFLVRRDDTRTLVALHPALADHAARLGDRADELAREDPLASPTRALQVLREVPAPAGFEPLADSRLLRLAAAASVEAAVSSRQEIYPRGMDALRALRLAQGALGNVKVLTVEQVRDRVAGRYPDAQPLPERPQLDELLEAADVGLRWNPDAADGRGGYVSRFQETVSVTTASTPPQRQPTASGHAPRETFSPEEADARLFEEKLRRSLKEGAFLTLLVAQRSYQQALGELQSERFSLKTIDADRLIIDSLRETAGKARVDWPLVLRADSHTGNGDWAKLMMLVGRAMPRVEERLAGSDSTILLLNPGLLARYDKLDLLEKLRDRVGRPGGPAGLWLLLPNQQPMIDGKAVPLLSPAQRVHVPESWVENRHRA, from the coding sequence ATGAGCCCAAAAACGAACTGGGTCACCGTCACGGATTCGCGCTACCAGTGGGAGCGCGACGCCCTCGATTTCGTCCGCGACCGCTGGCCCGACCACGAGCCGTACCGTGCGTGGTCGAACTTCGAGTTCATTGCGCTCGACGGCAGCATCAACGAGGTTGACCTGCTGCTGCTCACCCCGATGGGCTTCTTCCTCGTCGAGATCAAAAGCCGGCCGGGGCGGGTGTCCGGCGATGCGGGCACCTGGACGTGGGACACCGAGGGCCGACTCGTCACCGTCGGGAACCCGCTCCTCGCTGCCAACCTGAAGGCCAAGAAGCTCCGCGCGCTGCTCGAGCGCCAAAAGGCGGTTAAGGTCAAGGGCGGTCTGCCGTTTGTGGAGCCGCTCGTTTTCCTTTCCGCGCCGGGGCTTCAGTGCGATCTGCGCGACACGGCGGTTTACGGCGTCTGCCTGCGTGACGCGGACGCCGAGGGCGGCCGGCCGGAGCGGGCCGGAATACTCGCTGCGGTCAAGAGGCGCGAGTGCCCCGGCCTGAAGCCGAAGCACGGCCCGTTCATCGACCGCCCACTCGCGAAGATCGTCAGTCAGGCCATCCAGCAGGCGGGAATCCCGAACCAGCACCGCCAGCGGCGGGTGAGCGACTACGTGCTCGGTCGACTCCTCGACGAGGGGCCCGGCTACCAGGACTGGGAGGCGTCCCACGTCCAGAACGTCGGCGGCAAGCGGCGCGTCCGCCTCTACCTCGTGTGGAACGAGGCCACGGCCGACGACCGGCAGATGGTCGAGCGGGCCGCCCGGCGGGACTACCAACTGACCGAGGCCCTCCAGCACCCCGGCGTTCTCCGGACCCTCGGCTACACCGAGCACGAGATCGGCCCGGCGGTCGTCTTCGAGCACGACCCGAACGCACTCCGGCTCGACCACTATCTCGCTCAGCGGGGCGACCGGCTGGGGGCCGACGTGCGGCTCGATCTGCTCCGACAGATCGCGGAGGTCGTCCGGTTCGCCCACGAGAAGAAGGTCGTCCACCGGGGCCTCTGCCCGCGGAGCATCCTCGTCCACGACCCGGACGGGCCGCGGCCGCGGGTGAAGGTGCACAACTGGCAGGTCGGCTACCGGGTCGGCGGGTCGTCGTCGGGCGGGACGCGGGACATCACCGCCACCTCACACGTTGATCTGCTGGTGGAGGACGCGGGAACGGCGTACATGGCTCCGGAGGCGGTCCTGCCCGCCGACACCGCCGGCGAGCACCTCGACATCTTCTCACTGGGGGCCGTCGCCTACCACGTCTTCACCGGCACGCCGCCGGCCGGCAACCGGCTGGAGCTGGCCGAGAAGTTACGGCAGACCCGCGGGCTGCTCGTGAGCGACGCCCTGAACGGGGCGGCACCCAGCCTCCAGGAGTTGGTGCAGTACAGCACCCACCCGGACGTGACGAGCCGCGTCGACTCGGCCGCCGACTTCCTGGCCGGGCTCGACCTCGTCGAGGAGGAGTTGACCGCCCCGACGACGGATGCGCTGGTCGACCCGGTGCGGGCTCAGAAGGGGGACGCGCTTCCCGGCGGGTTCACCGTCGTCCGCCGGCTCGGCCAGGGGGGCACGTCGGTTGCGCTGCTGGTCGAGCGGGAAGGTGAAGAGTACGTCCTCAAGGTTCCAAACACCGCGGACGACGAGCCGCGGTTGCGGGCCGAGGGCGAGGTGCTCGCCAAATTGCGGCACCCCCACGTCATCGAGTACGTTCAGCCACAGAAGCTGTCTGGCCTCCCGTACCTGTTGCTGCGGTCGGCCGGGCCGGAGACGCTCGGCCAGCGGCTGCGGAAGGAGGGGCGGCTGCACCTGGACCTGCTCCAGCGGTTCGGGGAGGATCTGCTGGAGGTGGTGAAGTACCTGGAGGAACAGGGCATACCGCACCGGGACATCAAGCCCGACAACATTGGCGTCGGCCCGGTCGGACGCGGGGACATGCTCCACGTTGTCCTGTTCGACTTCTCCCTGTCCCGCACGCCGCCGGAGAACGTTGAGGCCGGCACCAAGGCGTACCTCGACCCGGCCCTCCCGCGGCGCAAGCGGTGGGACCTGGCCGCCGAGCGGTACGCGGCCGCCGTCACCCTGTTCGAGATGGCCACCGGCACGCTCCCGCGGTGGGGCGACGGCCGGAGCGAGCCGTCGCAGCTCGACTGCGAGGCGACGGTCGACGAGGAGCTGTTCGACCCGACCCTGCGGGACGCCTTCGTCCTGTTCTTCCGCAAGGCCCTCCGCCGGGAGGCCCGCGAGCGGCACGACAACGCCGACGAGATGCTCCGGGCGTGGCGAGACTGTTTCGCGGCCATCGGGCCGCCGGACGCCGGGGAACTGAACGAAGAAGAACTCCGGGCGAGGCTGGAGGGGGCGACGTTCGACTCGTCGGTCCACGAACTGGGGCTGGGGACGCGGGCGACCAACGCTCTGGACCGGGCCAACATGCTGACCGTCGAGGACATGCTCAGCGTGTCCATGCGGCGGCTGCTGCGGTTGCGCGGCGTCGGCAACAAGACGCGGCGGGAGATCGCGTCCGCCGTCAAGATCCTGCGGGCCCGACTGGGCACCCCGCAGGCCGACGCGACGGTGGCCGTAGAAGAGCCCGAAGAGCCGCCGACGGGTGCCCCCGGTCGATTGAGCGTCGATCTGCTGGTTCAGCGGCTCACCCGCTCCAGCCCGCGCGAGGGGGGCACGGCCAAGCAGTCGGTCATCGCCCTGCTCGGACTTGAGGAGTCGCTCCCGAACCCCTGGCCCAGCCAGGCGGACGTATCACGGTTCATCGGCGTGACGCGGGCCAGGGTCGGGGCGGTCATCAGCAAGGTGATCGACCGCTGGGGCCGTGACAAGGCCCTGACCGCCCTCCGCGGCGACCTTGCCGGGCTGCTGGTGACGGCCGGTGGGGTGATGACCGCCGGGGAACTCGGCGACGCAATCCTGGCCGCCCGCGGGTCGGTGGCGGAGGAGCCCCAGCGGTCGCTGCTCGGCCGGGCCATCGCACGCGCCGCGGTCGAGGTCGAGAGGACGATGTCCGAGCCGCGGTTCCTCGTCCGCCGCGACGACACGCGGACGCTCGTCGCCCTGCACCCGGCCCTGGCTGACCACGCCGCCCGGCTCGGCGACCGGGCCGACGAACTGGCCCGCGAGGACCCGTTGGCTTCTCCGACGCGGGCGTTGCAGGTTCTCCGCGAGGTGCCGGCCCCGGCCGGGTTCGAGCCGCTGGCCGACTCCCGGCTCCTGCGGCTGGCCGCCGCGGCGTCGGTCGAGGCCGCGGTGTCGAGCCGTCAGGAGATCTACCCCCGCGGGATGGACGCCCTCCGGGCTCTGCGGCTGGCGCAGGGAGCCCTCGGCAACGTGAAGGTGCTCACCGTCGAGCAGGTCCGCGACCGGGTGGCCGGACGCTACCCGGACGCCCAGCCGCTGCCGGAGCGGCCACAGTTGGACGAGTTGCTGGAGGCGGCCGACGTCGGCTTGCGGTGGAACCCGGACGCCGCCGACGGCCGCGGCGGGTACGTCTCCCGCTTCCAGGAGACGGTGTCGGTTACCACGGCCAGCACGCCGCCACAACGGCAACCGACCGCGTCCGGCCACGCGCCTCGCGAGACGTTCTCGCCGGAGGAGGCCGACGCCCGCCTGTTCGAGGAGAAGTTGCGGCGGTCCCTCAAGGAAGGGGCGTTCCTCACTTTGCTGGTCGCTCAGCGATCGTATCAGCAAGCCCTCGGTGAGCTGCAAAGCGAGCGCTTCTCGCTGAAGACCATCGACGCCGACCGGCTGATCATCGACTCCCTCCGCGAGACGGCGGGCAAGGCCCGCGTCGATTGGCCCCTCGTCCTGCGGGCCGACTCCCACACCGGCAACGGCGACTGGGCGAAGTTGATGATGCTGGTCGGCCGGGCGATGCCGCGGGTCGAGGAACGACTCGCCGGGTCCGACTCCACGATCCTGCTCCTGAACCCCGGCCTGCTGGCCCGGTACGACAAACTAGACCTGCTCGAAAAGCTCCGGGACCGCGTCGGGCGGCCCGGCGGCCCCGCGGGTCTGTGGCTGCTCTTGCCGAACCAGCAGCCGATGATCGACGGGAAGGCCGTGCCGCTGCTCAGCCCCGCCCAGCGGGTCCACGTCCCGGAGAGCTGGGTCGAGAACCGTCACCGGGCCTAG
- a CDS encoding GxxExxY protein: MVHELARRGLSVAHEVPVPVIWEGLRLEAGFRADIIVDGRGVIELKSVEAVAPVHPKQLRTYLRLTGCKLGLLVNFNVNLIKDGITRVVNGL; encoded by the coding sequence ATGGTTCACGAACTCGCGCGACGCGGCCTGTCGGTCGCACACGAGGTTCCGGTCCCGGTGATCTGGGAGGGTTTGCGCCTGGAGGCCGGGTTCCGGGCCGACATCATCGTGGACGGTCGGGGCGTCATCGAGTTGAAGTCGGTGGAGGCGGTGGCCCCGGTCCATCCGAAGCAACTCCGTACCTACCTCCGGCTCACCGGCTGCAAACTTGGGCTTCTGGTCAACTTCAACGTAAACCTGATCAAGGACGGCATCACCCGCGTGGTGAACGGTCTCTGA